One region of Candidatus Eisenbacteria bacterium genomic DNA includes:
- a CDS encoding ABC transporter ATP-binding protein, with protein MSEPLLRLEDLQTHFFTDDAVVRAVDGVSYELRERETLAVVGESGSGKSVTALSILGLVPQPPGRIVGGSMRFRGRELRGMPISELRKIRGKEISMIFQEPMTSLNPVYSCGEQIMEALMLHEGLDRKAARQRAIEMLQLVGIPLPEQRVDEYPHQMSGGMRQRVMIAMALACRPAILIADEPTTALDVTIQAQILELLERLQRDLGMAVLLITHDLGVVAETADRVAVMYAGQVVEYCDVNEAFERTLHPYTAGLLASLPKLGIKQETLRVIPGNVPNPAHFPPGCRFHPRCPIAIDRCRTEMPVLRDFGSGHTSRCWRAEEIAAGTVDPAGPVSDAAGGARG; from the coding sequence ATGAGCGAGCCGCTGCTGCGTCTCGAGGACCTGCAGACCCACTTCTTCACGGACGACGCCGTGGTGCGCGCGGTGGACGGCGTCTCGTACGAGCTGCGCGAGCGCGAAACACTCGCGGTGGTGGGAGAGTCGGGGAGCGGCAAGAGCGTGACGGCGCTCTCGATCCTCGGCCTGGTGCCGCAGCCGCCCGGTCGCATCGTGGGCGGGAGCATGCGTTTCCGCGGACGGGAGTTGAGAGGCATGCCGATCTCGGAGCTGCGAAAGATCCGCGGCAAGGAGATCTCGATGATCTTCCAGGAGCCCATGACCTCGCTCAATCCGGTCTACTCCTGCGGCGAGCAGATCATGGAAGCGCTGATGCTGCACGAAGGGCTCGACCGAAAGGCCGCCAGGCAGCGCGCGATCGAAATGCTCCAACTGGTGGGGATTCCGCTTCCCGAGCAGCGCGTGGACGAGTATCCGCACCAGATGTCGGGCGGCATGCGCCAGCGCGTCATGATCGCGATGGCGCTCGCATGCCGCCCGGCGATCCTGATCGCCGACGAGCCCACCACGGCACTCGACGTGACGATTCAGGCGCAGATCCTCGAGCTGCTCGAACGGCTGCAGCGCGATCTCGGCATGGCGGTCCTGCTCATCACGCACGACCTGGGTGTGGTGGCCGAGACCGCCGATCGCGTCGCCGTGATGTACGCGGGGCAGGTGGTCGAGTACTGCGACGTGAACGAAGCCTTCGAGCGCACCTTGCATCCCTACACGGCGGGTCTGCTCGCGTCGCTGCCGAAGCTCGGGATCAAACAGGAAACCCTGCGCGTGATCCCCGGCAATGTCCCGAATCCCGCGCACTTTCCACCGGGATGCCGCTTCCATCCGCGCTGTCCGATCGCGATCGATCGGTGCCGAACCGAGATGCCGGTGCTTCGAGACTTCGGCAGCGGGCACACCTCGCGCTGCTGGCGCGCCGAAGAGATCGCGGCCGGAACCGTCGATCCGGCAGGTCCGGTCTCCGACGCTGCGGGAGGTGCACGTGGCTGA
- a CDS encoding ABC transporter substrate-binding protein, protein MIIARIRTVSLLALGLLLLALATGCGGSTGVAASSYKDPFPLPRDTMQFVAKEVGRHGGRFVIGQTSAPKSFNAIMANETSSTDLTQLLFVGLSEYDNGRQVEIPMVAKSWDLSEDGRRWTYHMRRGAAFSDGHPITSADVLFSFEVTYDETLHPSMQELIKVNGKPFQISAPDSYTVVFDIAEPYVLMNAVVGSVRIMPKHILEPAFRGGNFAAAYNSNTAPESLVTSGAWKLKSFVPGEKTVLTRNPYWFGVDSKGQRLPYLDELTFVIVPDQNTAFLKFQAGDLDALDNVKPEDYKTYEDMQKSHDFTLHEIGPSLNTNFFWFNLNRVHEPKPGRKLGSTYLDATKYAWFSDVRFRRAVSMGIDREAMIRGVFFGDAVKNWATYTAGNKLWYDPTITGADYDPEGAKRLLAEAGFKDRDGDGVLEDAKGHTVSFTIKTNGDNVTRVQMANFIKDDLAKIGIKCIPTPVDFNTLITNLRQDFQYEALLLGLSSAVPPDPGMGQNVFRSSGLTHYWNIKQPRPETPQEVEIDRLIGENVGTFDMAIRKATLHQIFEIWNREVYTVWLPTVIMKLPVSNRFGNTEPVPIPHRILWNIDRVFVKSPGRPA, encoded by the coding sequence ATGATCATCGCGCGCATTCGAACCGTTTCGCTGCTCGCCCTCGGCCTGCTGTTGCTCGCGCTGGCGACCGGCTGCGGCGGCAGCACCGGAGTCGCCGCTTCGAGCTACAAGGATCCGTTCCCGCTCCCTCGCGACACCATGCAGTTCGTGGCGAAGGAAGTCGGCCGCCACGGCGGGCGCTTCGTGATCGGACAGACCTCGGCGCCCAAGTCTTTCAACGCGATCATGGCGAACGAGACCTCGTCCACCGACCTGACGCAGTTGTTGTTCGTGGGGCTCAGCGAGTACGACAACGGCCGGCAGGTCGAGATCCCGATGGTGGCCAAGAGCTGGGACCTGAGCGAGGACGGCCGTCGCTGGACCTATCACATGCGGCGCGGCGCGGCGTTCTCGGACGGGCACCCGATCACCTCGGCGGACGTGCTGTTCTCGTTCGAGGTGACCTATGACGAGACGCTCCATCCCTCGATGCAGGAACTCATCAAGGTGAATGGAAAGCCGTTTCAGATCAGCGCACCCGATTCGTACACCGTCGTGTTCGACATTGCCGAGCCCTACGTGCTCATGAATGCGGTCGTGGGTTCGGTCCGCATCATGCCGAAGCACATCCTGGAGCCCGCGTTTCGCGGCGGCAATTTCGCAGCTGCCTACAACTCGAACACAGCTCCCGAGAGCCTCGTGACGAGTGGGGCCTGGAAGCTCAAGAGCTTCGTGCCGGGCGAGAAGACGGTGCTGACGCGCAATCCGTACTGGTTCGGCGTCGACTCGAAAGGGCAGCGCCTCCCGTACCTCGACGAACTGACATTCGTGATCGTGCCGGATCAGAACACCGCATTCCTCAAGTTCCAGGCCGGCGATCTCGACGCGCTCGACAACGTCAAGCCCGAGGACTACAAGACCTACGAAGACATGCAGAAGTCGCATGACTTCACGCTCCACGAGATCGGACCGAGCCTCAACACGAATTTCTTCTGGTTCAATCTCAACCGGGTGCACGAGCCGAAGCCGGGCCGCAAGCTGGGCTCGACTTACCTCGACGCGACCAAGTACGCCTGGTTCAGCGACGTGCGCTTCCGGCGCGCGGTGTCGATGGGGATCGATCGCGAAGCGATGATCCGCGGAGTGTTCTTCGGAGACGCGGTCAAGAACTGGGCGACGTACACCGCCGGCAACAAGCTGTGGTACGACCCGACCATCACGGGCGCCGACTACGATCCCGAAGGCGCGAAGCGGCTGCTCGCGGAGGCCGGCTTCAAGGATCGCGACGGCGACGGCGTGCTCGAGGACGCGAAGGGCCACACCGTTTCATTCACGATCAAGACGAACGGCGACAACGTGACGCGCGTGCAGATGGCGAACTTCATCAAGGACGACCTGGCGAAGATCGGCATCAAGTGCATTCCGACCCCGGTCGACTTCAACACCTTGATCACGAATCTGCGCCAGGACTTCCAGTACGAAGCCTTGCTTCTGGGGCTGTCTTCCGCGGTACCGCCGGACCCGGGCATGGGGCAGAACGTGTTCCGCTCGAGCGGTCTCACGCACTACTGGAACATCAAGCAGCCCCGGCCCGAGACGCCCCAGGAGGTCGAGATCGATCGCCTGATCGGCGAGAATGTCGGGACCTTCGACATGGCGATCCGCAAGGCCACGCTCCATCAGATCTTCGAGATCTGGAATCGCGAGGTCTACACGGTGTGGCTTCCGACTGTGATCATGAAGCTCCCGGTGAGCAATCGCTTCGGTAACACCGAGCCGGTGCCGATTCCGCATCGCATCCTGTGGAACATCGACCGGGTGTTCGTGAAGTCGCCCGGTCGACCGGCGTGA
- a CDS encoding ABC transporter permease, with protein MRTFILRRILQTIPLLIGISALTFLLLQLAPGDFLNTMAENPGISAESIEAMRRRFGLDQPWYLQYGIYLKNVFLHFDFGESFSRHQPVFTVLKEGLLNTLLLATSAAVVTWGLAIPLGVWAAVRQYGAVDKTLSLMAFVWLSIPEVLSGLLLLFLAAKTGLFPVGGMRSLDWETMDLGARLFDLAHHLALPALVTGLIPLASRMRQMRGNLLDVLRLDYITTARAKGLSERTVIFKHAARNALNPLITLFGFTLGALVSGAFVSEIIFAWPGLGRITLEAIQTQDQYLVLGSVLMASVVLVVGNLIADLLLAVADPRISYD; from the coding sequence ATGCGGACCTTCATCCTCCGGCGCATTCTGCAGACCATCCCGCTTCTGATCGGGATCTCGGCGCTCACGTTCCTGTTGCTCCAACTCGCGCCGGGCGACTTCCTCAACACCATGGCCGAGAACCCCGGCATCTCAGCCGAGAGCATCGAGGCGATGCGCCGGCGTTTCGGACTCGATCAGCCCTGGTACCTCCAGTACGGCATCTATCTGAAGAACGTCTTTCTGCATTTCGACTTCGGCGAGTCGTTCTCGCGTCATCAGCCGGTCTTCACAGTGCTGAAGGAGGGCCTCCTCAACACCCTGCTGCTTGCGACCTCGGCGGCGGTGGTGACGTGGGGCCTCGCGATTCCGCTCGGCGTCTGGGCGGCGGTTCGTCAGTACGGCGCAGTCGACAAGACGCTCTCGCTGATGGCATTCGTCTGGCTATCGATCCCCGAGGTGTTGTCCGGGCTCTTGCTGCTGTTTCTCGCCGCCAAAACCGGGCTGTTTCCAGTCGGCGGGATGCGTTCGCTGGACTGGGAGACCATGGATCTGGGCGCGCGTCTGTTCGATCTCGCCCACCACCTCGCACTGCCGGCGCTGGTGACCGGACTGATCCCTCTCGCCAGCCGCATGCGACAGATGCGCGGCAATCTGCTCGACGTGCTGCGCCTGGACTACATCACGACCGCGCGTGCCAAGGGGCTCTCGGAACGCACCGTGATCTTCAAGCATGCCGCGCGCAACGCGCTCAACCCGCTCATCACGCTGTTCGGTTTCACGCTCGGAGCGCTGGTGTCGGGAGCGTTCGTGTCCGAGATCATCTTCGCGTGGCCGGGCCTCGGACGTATCACGCTCGAAGCGATCCAGACCCAGGATCAGTATCTGGTGCTCGGATCGGTCCTGATGGCATCGGTGGTGCTCGTGGTCGGGAATCTGATCGCCGACCTGCTGCTCGCGGTCGCGGATCCGAGGATCAGCTATGACTGA
- a CDS encoding ABC transporter permease, which translates to MTDPRTSTPAAASAAADPSALEILAKPPESPARIFWQQFRKSPVAVTGGAILLALYGLALFAPFVSPYSPEEMDRNRFYHAPQALHFRDASGRFSAWPHAFPTRIADPRAFRYEEDPAGATPLRLFVKGARYHWLGVIPMDRHLFGVDAPVRFYPFGTDPNGRDVLSRLLYGAQISLTVGLIGIAISFTLGLLLGGISGYFGGWVDSIIMRFTELLLSIPGLYLLIALRAIFPVDLPSQQVYLGIVVILALIGWAGLARIIRGMVLSIRRAEYVAAAEALGMSRLRIIARHILPNTMSFVIVAATISIPGYILGEVVLSFLGLGVQEPAASWGNMLAQARSLRVLTSFPWMLLFPGSAIFVTVLAFNFLGDGLRDALDPRRVLGGKTT; encoded by the coding sequence ATGACTGATCCACGTACGTCGACGCCGGCGGCCGCCAGCGCAGCGGCCGACCCGTCCGCGCTCGAGATCCTTGCGAAGCCGCCCGAAAGTCCGGCGCGCATTTTCTGGCAGCAGTTCCGCAAAAGCCCGGTCGCGGTGACGGGCGGCGCCATTCTGCTCGCGCTGTACGGCCTCGCCCTGTTCGCGCCGTTCGTCTCGCCCTACTCGCCGGAAGAGATGGATCGGAATCGCTTCTACCACGCACCTCAGGCTCTGCACTTTCGCGACGCCTCCGGCCGGTTCTCGGCGTGGCCGCACGCGTTCCCGACCCGCATCGCCGATCCGCGCGCGTTTCGGTATGAAGAAGATCCGGCCGGCGCGACGCCGCTGCGGCTGTTCGTGAAGGGCGCGCGTTACCACTGGCTGGGCGTGATTCCGATGGATCGGCATCTGTTCGGAGTCGATGCGCCGGTGCGGTTCTACCCGTTCGGCACCGATCCGAATGGACGAGATGTGCTGTCGCGGTTGCTCTACGGCGCCCAGATCTCGCTCACGGTCGGACTGATCGGCATTGCGATCTCGTTCACGCTCGGCCTGCTGCTGGGCGGTATCTCGGGGTACTTCGGGGGCTGGGTGGACTCGATCATCATGCGATTCACGGAATTGCTGCTCAGCATCCCCGGCCTCTACCTGCTGATCGCGCTGCGTGCCATCTTCCCCGTCGACCTTCCGAGTCAGCAGGTGTACCTGGGCATCGTGGTGATTCTCGCGCTGATCGGCTGGGCCGGCCTCGCGCGCATCATCCGCGGCATGGTGCTCTCGATCCGACGCGCGGAGTACGTGGCCGCGGCCGAGGCGCTCGGCATGAGCCGACTGCGGATCATCGCGCGACACATTCTGCCGAACACCATGTCGTTCGTGATCGTCGCGGCGACCATCTCGATTCCCGGCTACATCCTTGGTGAAGTCGTGCTGTCGTTTCTGGGGCTCGGCGTGCAGGAGCCGGCCGCCTCGTGGGGCAACATGCTGGCGCAGGCTCGCAGTCTTCGCGTGCTCACGTCGTTCCCGTGGATGCTGCTGTTCCCCGGCAGCGCGATCTTCGTGACGGTGCTGGCATTCAACTTCCTCGGTGACGGACTGCGCGACGCGCTCGACCCGCGCCGCGTGCTCGGAGGCAAGACCACATGA